The Pseudolabrys sp. FHR47 genome contains a region encoding:
- a CDS encoding bifunctional diguanylate cyclase/phosphodiesterase translates to MSPAHSRTPDDPQYTNWDRARLSVVVPVGVIVAVAIVCIVVAVLSSAQRADEVALAQERQLLSNALQNVGHRVLRETDSVASSQGAFEHIRQKFDPAWVEERAGAWLATYFQHDLVLIFDKTDRPIYSRLGRVAADPNALDFRPPEIMAVLDTVRGRASNNANAIRLSDQPAPDAGARPNVLELRRIMGQPAVVAAVAIGDGRLAAAYDTEAPVLISVKFIGPQVINATSSHLGLNNLRIADSGSPVPEGDYGYQVTAPDGSRIVDLAWTPKQPGAEIVRNVVPFIAVALAGFALLGAFVLRYMRRTAVAIAAGENRLRHLALHDPLCGLPNRIFFSERLEAVIDEVAATGVPAALFYIDLDHFKDVNDTLGHPVGDELIRNVTLRLSHTLRGGDLVARLGGDEFAVLSSIGGDSAMLMALGQRLISTICAPYGIAGQNIVIGASIGIAVIDKNCAGAPDVMRYADMALYRAKNEGRNRACIYDNAMDADLSNRKLLEGDLREAIQKNQLRLLYQPIVDKSGNVMLGVEALCRWTHPTRGEISPAEFIPLAENSGLIVELGAWVLRKAMMDGLAWPSLTVAVNVSALQFRRADFAELVERTLTETGFDPARLELEITESVLIGNFDTAEASMLRLKALGVQLALDDFGTGYSSLLYLRRFPFNKLKIDRSFVLSIEKAADAAAIVHAVVSLGRGLGMKVTAEGVETADQHLFLRAAGVHQMQGYRFGRPTTADRITARLASPEDYRNSDQPSSLAG, encoded by the coding sequence TTGTCGCCGGCTCATTCGAGAACCCCCGACGACCCGCAATACACCAACTGGGATCGCGCGCGGTTGAGCGTTGTGGTGCCGGTCGGCGTCATCGTCGCTGTGGCTATCGTCTGCATCGTCGTCGCCGTCCTGTCTTCGGCGCAGCGCGCCGACGAAGTGGCACTGGCGCAAGAGCGTCAGCTCCTCTCCAACGCGTTGCAGAATGTCGGCCACCGCGTGCTGCGCGAGACCGACAGCGTCGCCTCCTCGCAAGGCGCCTTCGAACATATCCGCCAGAAATTCGACCCTGCCTGGGTCGAGGAACGGGCCGGCGCCTGGCTGGCCACCTATTTCCAGCACGATCTGGTTCTGATCTTCGACAAAACCGATCGGCCCATCTATTCGCGGCTAGGCCGGGTTGCCGCCGACCCGAACGCGCTTGATTTCCGCCCGCCCGAGATCATGGCTGTACTCGACACGGTGCGCGGCCGCGCCAGCAATAACGCCAACGCCATCCGGCTCTCCGACCAACCGGCCCCGGACGCCGGCGCCCGGCCGAATGTCCTCGAGCTTCGGCGGATCATGGGTCAGCCTGCCGTGGTAGCCGCAGTGGCCATCGGCGATGGCCGCCTCGCCGCCGCCTACGACACCGAGGCGCCAGTTCTGATTTCGGTGAAGTTCATCGGCCCGCAGGTCATCAACGCGACCAGCTCTCACCTCGGCCTCAACAATCTTCGCATCGCCGATAGCGGCAGTCCGGTGCCCGAGGGCGATTACGGCTATCAGGTCACCGCGCCCGACGGCTCGCGCATCGTGGATCTGGCATGGACGCCGAAGCAACCCGGCGCCGAGATCGTCCGCAACGTCGTGCCATTCATCGCGGTGGCGCTGGCCGGCTTCGCCCTGTTAGGGGCCTTCGTGCTGCGTTACATGCGCCGCACCGCGGTCGCCATCGCCGCCGGCGAAAACCGACTACGTCATCTCGCGCTGCACGATCCCTTGTGCGGCCTGCCGAACCGCATCTTCTTCTCTGAGCGCCTCGAAGCCGTGATCGACGAAGTCGCCGCCACGGGCGTGCCGGCGGCGCTGTTCTACATCGATCTCGATCATTTCAAGGATGTGAACGACACACTGGGCCACCCGGTCGGCGACGAACTGATCCGCAACGTGACTTTGCGCCTGTCGCACACCTTGCGTGGCGGCGACCTGGTGGCCCGGCTCGGTGGCGACGAATTCGCCGTGCTCTCGTCGATCGGCGGCGACAGCGCCATGCTGATGGCCCTCGGCCAGCGCCTCATCAGCACCATCTGCGCGCCCTACGGTATCGCCGGGCAGAACATCGTCATCGGCGCCTCGATCGGCATCGCCGTCATCGACAAGAATTGCGCCGGGGCGCCGGACGTCATGCGTTATGCGGACATGGCGCTCTATCGCGCCAAGAACGAAGGCCGCAACCGCGCCTGCATCTACGACAATGCCATGGATGCAGACCTGTCGAACCGCAAGCTGCTCGAGGGCGACCTGCGCGAGGCGATCCAGAAAAACCAGCTCCGCCTGCTCTATCAGCCCATCGTCGACAAGAGCGGCAACGTTATGCTGGGCGTCGAGGCTTTGTGCCGCTGGACACATCCGACGCGCGGCGAAATCTCGCCCGCCGAATTCATCCCGCTGGCCGAGAATTCCGGTCTCATCGTCGAACTGGGCGCCTGGGTGCTGCGCAAAGCCATGATGGACGGGCTCGCTTGGCCCAGCCTCACCGTCGCGGTCAACGTTTCGGCGCTGCAATTCCGCCGCGCGGATTTCGCCGAACTGGTCGAGCGCACGCTCACCGAAACCGGATTCGATCCGGCGCGGCTCGAGCTTGAGATCACCGAAAGCGTGCTGATCGGCAATTTCGACACTGCCGAAGCCAGCATGCTGCGGCTCAAGGCGCTCGGCGTGCAGCTTGCGCTTGACGATTTCGGCACCGGCTACTCGTCGCTGCTCTATCTGCGCCGCTTCCCGTTCAACAAGCTCAAGATCGACCGCAGCTTCGTGCTGTCGATCGAGAAGGCCGCCGACGCCGCCGCCATCGTCCATGCCGTGGTTTCGCTCGGCCGCGGCCTCGGCATGAAGGTCACCGCCGAAGGCGTCGAGACCGCCGACCAGCACCTGTTCCTGCGCGCCGCCGGCGTGCACCAGATGCAGGGCTATCGCTTCGGCCGTCCCACGACGGCCGACCGCATCACGGCACGCCTCGCCTCGCCGGAAGACTACCGCAACAGCGACCAGCCCTCATCGCTGGCCGGCTAA
- a CDS encoding peptidase encodes MTYCCGILVRDGLVMIADTRTNAGLDNVSTFRKLHVYSQPGERIMAIASSGNLSLSQTVRSMLTEGIENPETGELETLMNAPTMFQAAQRIGKAVRLVQGIDGKALAEAAIDHDVAFLFGGQVKGGKLRLFMIYSAGNFIECTTDTPYLQIGEHKYGKPVLDRAISFDTDVYDALKIGLISMDSTMRSNLGVGLPIDLMVARRDELNAEVNYRIEPGEPYFQDLREQWSGALRAAHIAIPRPPYGNGR; translated from the coding sequence ATGACCTATTGCTGCGGAATTCTCGTGCGCGACGGCCTCGTCATGATTGCCGATACGCGCACCAATGCCGGCCTCGACAATGTCTCGACGTTTCGCAAGCTGCATGTCTACAGCCAGCCCGGCGAGCGCATCATGGCGATCGCTTCGTCCGGCAATCTGTCGCTGTCGCAAACCGTGCGCTCGATGCTTACCGAAGGCATCGAAAATCCGGAAACGGGCGAACTGGAAACACTGATGAATGCGCCGACCATGTTCCAGGCGGCGCAGCGCATCGGCAAGGCGGTGCGTCTCGTTCAGGGCATCGACGGCAAAGCATTGGCCGAAGCCGCCATCGACCACGACGTCGCCTTCCTGTTCGGCGGGCAGGTCAAGGGCGGCAAGCTGCGCCTGTTCATGATCTACTCGGCCGGCAACTTCATCGAGTGCACCACCGACACGCCCTATTTGCAGATCGGCGAGCATAAATACGGCAAGCCGGTGCTCGACCGCGCCATTTCCTTCGACACAGACGTCTATGATGCGCTCAAGATCGGGCTGATCTCGATGGACTCGACCATGCGCTCCAATCTCGGCGTCGGTCTGCCGATCGACCTGATGGTGGCGCGGCGCGACGAGCTCAACGCCGAGGTCAATTACCGCATCGAGCCGGGCGAGCCCTATTTCCAGGACCTGCGGGAGCAATGGTCGGGGGCGCTGCGCGCCGCCCATATCGCCATCCCCCGTCCGCCTTACGGCAACGGCCGATAA
- a CDS encoding transglutaminase family protein, with protein sequence MRIRIAHTTTYTYDAPPKSVTQVLRLTPRNHDGQYVLNWRIDLSRDCQLHQREGAFGNISHVFTAEGPFNELSVTVEGEVDTQDTSGVIRGTIERFPPALYLRDTELTQADAAIIAFAEDIREKAGSDTLTVLHALLAALNEGFTFDTEPTDVGTTAAEAFKLKRGVCQDGTHIFIAAARHLGIPARYIGGHYCRAEETSPQEAGHAWAEAYIDKLGWVGFDPTHGLSPTEAHVRVAVGLDYLGAAPVRGSRIGGGSETMSVAVRVAPALPGGNWQSQSQQ encoded by the coding sequence ATGCGAATCCGGATCGCCCACACCACCACTTACACTTACGATGCGCCGCCCAAGAGCGTGACGCAGGTGCTGCGCCTCACGCCGCGCAATCACGACGGCCAGTATGTGCTGAACTGGCGCATCGACCTGTCGCGCGATTGCCAGTTGCACCAGCGCGAAGGCGCCTTCGGCAATATCAGCCATGTCTTCACCGCCGAAGGCCCGTTCAACGAACTCTCCGTCACCGTCGAAGGCGAAGTCGACACGCAGGATACGAGCGGCGTCATCCGCGGCACGATCGAGCGCTTTCCGCCGGCGCTTTATTTGCGCGACACCGAGCTCACGCAAGCCGATGCCGCCATCATCGCCTTCGCCGAAGACATTCGCGAGAAAGCCGGCTCCGACACCCTCACCGTGCTGCATGCCCTGCTCGCCGCGCTCAATGAAGGCTTCACCTTCGACACCGAGCCGACCGATGTCGGCACCACGGCGGCCGAAGCCTTTAAGCTCAAGCGCGGCGTCTGCCAGGACGGCACGCATATCTTCATCGCCGCCGCACGCCATCTCGGCATCCCGGCGCGCTACATCGGCGGCCATTACTGCCGCGCCGAAGAGACCTCGCCGCAGGAAGCGGGTCACGCCTGGGCCGAAGCCTATATCGACAAGCTCGGCTGGGTGGGCTTCGACCCAACACATGGGCTGTCACCGACCGAAGCGCATGTGCGCGTTGCCGTCGGGCTCGATTATCTCGGCGCCGCGCCGGTACGTGGTTCGCGTATCGGCGGCGGCAGCGAAACCATGTCGGTCGCCGTTCGGGTCGCGCCTGCGCTTCCGGGCGGCAACTGGCAATCGCAGTCGCAGCAGTGA
- a CDS encoding alpha-E domain-containing protein — translation MLSRTADNLFWLSRYVERAEYLARILDATQRLSALPLAYVGTGNEWESAVLTAGCAGSFFKHYETATEENVTDYLAFSTANPSSIRNCFEMARGNARAVRTALTGEMWDAINGTWLELKRFGNGPASREETSRFLRWVQESSLRYDGSAYRTMLRNDAYWFSRLGVYMERADNTARILDVKYHLLLPEHERVGGPLDYFQWAAILRSVSALTAYHWVYRESLKPWLVADLLILKEEMPRSLASCYEAIVRNLDAIGSTYGRQGQAQRHARGIRTRLQNSKMDGIFQRGLHEFIGEFITENNRLGVNITEQFLQ, via the coding sequence ATGCTCTCACGCACCGCCGATAACCTGTTCTGGCTCTCGCGCTATGTCGAACGCGCCGAATATCTGGCGCGCATTCTCGACGCCACGCAGCGTCTGTCCGCTTTGCCGCTGGCTTATGTCGGCACCGGCAACGAGTGGGAATCCGCGGTGCTCACCGCCGGCTGCGCCGGCAGCTTCTTCAAGCACTACGAAACCGCGACGGAGGAAAACGTCACCGACTACCTCGCCTTCTCCACCGCCAACCCGTCCTCGATCCGCAACTGCTTCGAGATGGCGCGCGGCAACGCGCGCGCGGTGCGCACCGCGCTGACCGGCGAGATGTGGGATGCCATCAACGGCACCTGGCTCGAGCTCAAGCGCTTCGGCAACGGCCCCGCCTCGCGCGAGGAAACGTCGCGCTTCCTGCGCTGGGTGCAGGAATCCTCGCTGCGCTATGACGGCTCGGCCTACCGCACCATGCTGCGCAACGACGCCTATTGGTTCTCGCGACTCGGCGTCTACATGGAGCGCGCCGACAACACCGCACGCATTCTCGACGTGAAGTATCACCTGCTCCTGCCCGAGCATGAGCGCGTCGGCGGCCCGCTCGATTACTTCCAGTGGGCGGCGATCCTGCGCTCGGTGTCGGCGCTCACCGCCTATCACTGGGTCTATCGCGAGAGCCTCAAGCCGTGGCTAGTCGCCGACCTCTTGATTCTGAAAGAAGAGATGCCGCGCTCGCTCGCCTCCTGCTACGAGGCGATCGTGCGCAATCTCGATGCCATCGGCTCGACCTATGGCCGTCAGGGTCAGGCGCAGCGCCATGCCCGCGGCATCCGCACCCGCCTTCAGAACAGCAAAATGGACGGTATCTTCCAGCGCGGCCTGCACGAGTTCATCGGCGAATTCATCACTGAAAACAACCGCTTGGGCGTGAACATCACCGAGCAATTCCTGCAATGA
- a CDS encoding circularly permuted type 2 ATP-grasp protein: protein MVSAFDEMKGRDGGTVRPAYGELDRWLKEVPPDVLDYRRREAELIFRRIGITFAVYGEADATERLIPFDVIPRIMSGAEWRQLEKGLTQRVNALNLFIKDVYGAREILRAGIVPEDMIFRNPAFRPEMNGQSVPHDIYVHIAGIDIIRVDADTFYVLEDNARTPSGVSYMLENREIMMRLFPELFSRHRIAPVENYPDELLATLKSVAPLSTPKEPNVVLLTPGVYNSAYYEHSFLADKLGVELVEGRDLFVKDEVVYMRTTQGPQRVDVIYRRVDDDFIDPLAFRPDSILGVPGLMSAYAAGNVTLANAVGTGIADDKAIYSFMPDIVKFYLGEEPLLKNVPTWRCREPEHLSYVLDHLPELVVKEVHGSGGYGMLIGPSASKIAIEQFRAKLKTAPDNFIAQPTLALSTSPTCVESGVAPRHVDLRPFVLTGRKGVRIVPGGLTRVALKEGSLVVNSSQGGGTKDTWVLDG from the coding sequence ATGGTATCCGCCTTCGACGAGATGAAGGGCCGCGACGGTGGAACCGTCCGGCCGGCCTATGGCGAACTCGACCGTTGGCTCAAGGAGGTGCCGCCGGACGTCCTCGACTACCGGCGCCGCGAGGCCGAACTGATCTTCCGCCGCATCGGCATCACCTTCGCCGTCTATGGCGAGGCCGACGCCACCGAACGCCTGATCCCCTTCGACGTCATCCCGCGCATTATGTCGGGTGCCGAATGGCGGCAACTGGAGAAGGGCCTGACCCAGCGCGTCAACGCGCTCAACCTGTTCATCAAGGACGTCTACGGCGCGCGCGAGATCCTGCGCGCCGGCATCGTCCCCGAAGACATGATCTTCCGTAATCCGGCGTTCCGCCCGGAGATGAACGGCCAGAGCGTGCCGCACGACATCTATGTGCACATCGCCGGCATCGACATTATCCGCGTCGACGCCGATACCTTCTATGTGCTCGAGGACAATGCCCGCACGCCCTCCGGCGTCTCCTACATGCTGGAGAACCGCGAGATCATGATGCGGCTGTTCCCGGAATTGTTCTCGCGCCATCGCATCGCGCCGGTCGAGAACTATCCCGACGAACTGCTCGCCACGCTCAAATCGGTGGCGCCCTTGTCGACGCCGAAGGAGCCGAACGTCGTGCTGCTCACGCCCGGCGTCTACAACTCCGCCTATTACGAACACTCGTTCCTCGCCGACAAGCTCGGCGTCGAACTGGTCGAAGGCCGCGACCTCTTCGTCAAGGACGAGGTCGTTTACATGCGCACGACGCAAGGCCCGCAGCGCGTCGATGTCATCTACCGCCGCGTCGATGACGACTTCATCGATCCCCTCGCCTTCCGCCCCGACTCGATCCTCGGCGTGCCCGGCCTGATGTCGGCCTATGCCGCCGGCAATGTCACGCTCGCCAATGCGGTCGGCACCGGCATTGCCGACGACAAGGCGATCTATTCCTTCATGCCGGACATCGTGAAGTTCTATCTCGGCGAAGAACCGCTTTTGAAGAACGTGCCGACCTGGCGCTGCCGCGAGCCCGAACATCTCTCCTATGTGCTCGATCACCTGCCAGAACTGGTGGTCAAGGAAGTGCACGGCTCCGGTGGCTACGGCATGCTGATTGGCCCGTCCGCCAGCAAGATCGCGATCGAGCAGTTCCGCGCCAAACTGAAAACGGCACCGGACAATTTCATCGCCCAGCCGACCCTCGCGCTGTCGACATCGCCGACCTGTGTCGAGAGCGGCGTGGCGCCGCGCCATGTCGATCTGCGGCCCTTCGTGCTCACCGGCCGCAAGGGCGTGCGCATCGTGCCCGGCGGCCTTACCCGCGTCGCGCTCAAGGAAGGTTCGCTGGTGGTCAATTCGAGCCAGGGCGGCGGCACCAAGGACACGTGGGTGCTGGATGGTTGA
- a CDS encoding molybdopterin-binding protein, producing MTATSSKPAVVTAAVLVIGDEILSGRTKDKNIGYIADYMTALGIDLKEVRVVSDDETAIVTALNALRSAYDYVFTTGGIGPTHDDITADCVAKAFGVELEFHPDAIAIMKERIAKAGGELNEARMRMTRIPKGGSLVANKVSGAPGFWIGNVITMAGIPAVMQAMLDEVAPKLKTGVKMLSESIRANAREGDVGTELGLIAKAYPDAIIGSYPFTDEQGGPNTHIVVRSRDPERLKEVKAAVEAMLVTVHAQIAAT from the coding sequence ATGACCGCCACTTCGTCCAAGCCTGCCGTCGTCACCGCGGCTGTGCTGGTGATTGGCGACGAGATTCTCTCCGGCCGCACCAAGGACAAGAACATCGGCTACATCGCCGACTACATGACCGCCCTTGGCATTGATCTCAAGGAAGTGCGGGTCGTGTCGGACGACGAGACCGCCATCGTTACGGCGCTGAACGCGCTGCGTAGCGCCTACGATTATGTGTTCACCACCGGCGGTATCGGCCCAACCCACGATGACATCACCGCGGACTGCGTTGCCAAAGCTTTTGGCGTCGAACTCGAGTTCCACCCCGACGCGATCGCAATTATGAAGGAGCGCATCGCCAAGGCCGGCGGCGAACTCAACGAAGCGCGCATGCGCATGACGCGCATTCCCAAAGGCGGCTCGCTGGTCGCCAACAAGGTGTCCGGCGCGCCGGGTTTCTGGATCGGCAATGTCATTACCATGGCCGGCATTCCGGCGGTGATGCAGGCGATGCTCGACGAGGTGGCGCCGAAGCTGAAGACCGGCGTCAAGATGCTGTCGGAGTCGATCCGCGCCAATGCGCGCGAAGGCGATGTCGGCACCGAGCTTGGTCTGATCGCCAAGGCCTATCCCGATGCCATCATCGGCAGCTATCCATTCACGGACGAGCAGGGCGGGCCGAATACGCATATCGTGGTGCGCTCGCGCGATCCCGAGCGGCTCAAGGAAGTCAAAGCCGCAGTCGAGGCGATGCTGGTGACCGTGCACGCGCAGATCGCCGCGACCTGA
- the gpt gene encoding xanthine phosphoribosyltransferase, producing MSDAPRPDKVFPVSWDQFHRDTRALTWRLHEAGPFEAIVCITRGGLVPAAIVARELNVRIIETVCIASYHDYKNQGDIKVMKGVGPEITSMRAQGKGVLIIDDLVDTGKTARMVRDILPAAHFATVYAKPMGRPLVDTFITEVSQDTWIYFPWDTALSYAPPIRAGGD from the coding sequence ATGAGCGACGCCCCGCGACCCGACAAAGTCTTTCCCGTCTCCTGGGACCAGTTTCACCGCGACACCCGCGCCTTGACCTGGCGGCTGCACGAGGCCGGGCCGTTCGAGGCCATCGTTTGCATCACGCGCGGCGGGCTGGTGCCGGCGGCCATTGTGGCGCGCGAACTCAACGTGCGCATCATCGAGACCGTCTGCATCGCCAGCTATCACGACTACAAGAACCAGGGTGACATCAAGGTGATGAAGGGCGTCGGCCCGGAAATCACGTCGATGCGCGCCCAGGGAAAGGGCGTGCTGATCATCGACGACCTCGTCGACACCGGCAAGACCGCGCGCATGGTGCGCGACATCCTGCCGGCCGCGCATTTCGCCACGGTCTACGCCAAGCCGATGGGGCGGCCGCTGGTCGACACTTTCATCACCGAAGTGTCGCAGGACACCTGGATCTATTTCCCGTGGGACACTGCTTTGTCCTACGCGCCGCCGATCCGCGCCGGCGGCGATTGA
- the ilvD gene encoding dihydroxy-acid dehydratase — MPTYRSRTTTHGRNMAGARGLWRATGMKNEDFGKPIIAVANSFTQFVPGHVHLKDLGQLVAREIESAGGIAKEFNTIAVDDGIAMGHDGMLYSLPSRELIADSVEYMVNAHCADALVCISNCDKITPGMLMAALRLNIPTIFVSGGPMEAGKVTLKGKARAVDLVDAMVVAADSSYSDADVAAIERSACPTCGSCSGMFTANSMNCLTEALGLALPGNGSVLATHADRKRLFVEAGHLIVDLARRHYEQDDYSVLPRSIANFEAFENAMTLDIAMGGSTNTVLHLLAAAHEGEVPFTMKDIDRLSRRVPVLCKVAPSVANVHLEDVHRAGGVMGILGELNRGGLIHAKVGSVHADSLESALARWDVVATNNESVRDFYRAAPGGVPTQQAFSQAERYDEVDTDREKGCIRDVAHAFSKDGGLAVLYGNLAADGCIVKTAGVDESLLTFSGPARIFESQDAAVDGILGGKIVAGDVVLIRYEGPKGGPGMQEMLYPTSYLKSKGLGKACALITDGRFSGGSSGLSIGHVSPEAAEGGLIGLVEEGDVIQFDIPNRRVHLDVPEAELTKRRAVMEARGAAAWHPAAKRPRKVTTALRAYAAFATSAARGAVRVVK, encoded by the coding sequence ATGCCCACTTATCGCTCCCGCACCACGACGCACGGCCGCAACATGGCGGGCGCGCGCGGACTCTGGCGTGCGACCGGCATGAAGAACGAGGACTTCGGCAAACCGATCATTGCGGTTGCAAACTCCTTCACCCAGTTCGTGCCGGGACATGTCCACCTCAAGGATCTCGGCCAGCTGGTGGCGCGCGAGATCGAATCCGCTGGCGGCATCGCCAAGGAGTTCAACACGATTGCTGTCGACGATGGCATCGCCATGGGCCACGACGGCATGCTGTACAGCCTGCCCTCGCGCGAGCTGATCGCCGACAGCGTCGAGTACATGGTCAACGCGCATTGCGCCGATGCTCTCGTCTGTATTTCCAACTGCGACAAGATCACGCCGGGCATGCTGATGGCCGCCTTGCGCCTCAACATTCCGACGATCTTCGTCTCCGGCGGCCCGATGGAGGCCGGCAAGGTGACGCTGAAGGGTAAGGCGCGCGCCGTCGATCTGGTCGATGCCATGGTGGTCGCCGCTGATAGTTCCTACAGCGACGCCGATGTCGCCGCCATCGAACGCTCGGCCTGCCCGACCTGCGGCTCCTGCTCGGGCATGTTCACCGCCAACTCGATGAACTGCCTGACCGAGGCGCTCGGTCTCGCGTTGCCGGGCAACGGTTCGGTGCTGGCCACCCACGCCGATCGCAAGCGCCTGTTCGTCGAGGCTGGCCATCTCATCGTCGATCTGGCGCGGCGCCATTACGAACAGGACGATTATAGCGTGCTGCCGCGCAGCATCGCCAATTTCGAAGCCTTCGAGAACGCCATGACGCTCGACATCGCCATGGGTGGCTCGACCAACACCGTGCTGCATCTGCTTGCCGCCGCCCATGAAGGCGAAGTGCCGTTCACGATGAAGGACATCGATCGGCTGTCGCGGCGCGTGCCGGTGCTGTGCAAGGTCGCGCCCTCGGTGGCCAACGTCCATCTCGAGGACGTGCACCGCGCCGGCGGCGTCATGGGCATTCTCGGCGAACTCAACCGCGGCGGTCTCATCCACGCCAAGGTCGGCTCCGTCCACGCCGACAGCCTGGAGAGCGCGCTGGCGCGTTGGGACGTCGTCGCCACGAACAACGAAAGCGTGCGTGACTTCTACCGCGCGGCGCCCGGCGGCGTGCCGACGCAACAGGCCTTCAGTCAGGCCGAGCGCTACGATGAGGTGGATACCGATCGTGAGAAAGGCTGCATCCGCGACGTCGCCCATGCCTTCTCGAAGGATGGCGGCCTCGCCGTACTCTACGGCAATCTCGCCGCCGATGGCTGCATCGTCAAAACCGCGGGCGTCGATGAAAGCCTGCTGACCTTCTCGGGCCCGGCGCGCATCTTCGAAAGTCAGGACGCCGCGGTGGATGGCATTCTCGGCGGCAAGATCGTCGCCGGCGACGTCGTGCTGATCCGCTACGAAGGGCCCAAAGGCGGGCCCGGCATGCAGGAAATGCTGTACCCGACCAGCTATCTCAAATCGAAGGGCCTCGGCAAAGCCTGCGCCCTGATCACCGACGGTCGCTTCTCCGGCGGCAGCTCGGGTTTGTCGATCGGCCACGTCTCGCCGGAAGCCGCCGAGGGCGGTTTGATCGGTCTGGTCGAAGAAGGCGACGTGATCCAGTTCGATATTCCGAACCGCCGCGTGCATCTCGATGTGCCGGAAGCTGAACTGACCAAGCGTCGCGCGGTGATGGAGGCGCGCGGTGCGGCGGCGTGGCATCCGGCGGCGAAGCGTCCGCGCAAGGTGACGACGGCGCTCCGCGCCTACGCGGCCTTCGCCACCAGCGCCGCCCGCGGCGCGGTGCGCGTCGTCAAGTAA